The Frankiales bacterium nucleotide sequence ACCGACGAGCCGGCCGGTCACGCGCCCGATGACGGGGCGGCGGACCCGCCAGAACGCCCGCCGTTCTGATCCCATGCCGCGCACGTGACAACCGGACCGAGAGCCGGGCGGTGCTCGAACGCCGCGACCACGGAGTGCCGCCCGCACCGCCCATCCGGCCTGTCCTGCCCCGCTGCGGCCGCGACGGGATGCGGACCGGACGGGACTGGCGCCCGTCGGCGGTGGCGGGAGCAGGTCGCCGCGGCGCCTAGACTCTCGTTCTCGTGACCATCTCCGCCTCGGGCATCGAGCTGCGCGCCGGTGCGCGCCTGCTGCTCGAGGGTGCGAGCTTCCGCATCGGCCCCGGCGACCGGGTCGGCCTCGTGGGCCGCAACGGCGCCGGCAAGACCACGCTGACCCGCGTGCTGGCCGGCGAGGGGGAGCCCGCCGCGGGGTCCGTCGCCCGCAGCGGGCGCATCGGCTACCTGCCGCAGGACCCGCGCGACGTCGACCTCGAGGAGCTCGCCCGCGACCGGATCCTCGCCGCCCGCGGTCTCGACGAGACGGTGCGCCGCATGCGCGCCGCCGAGCAGCGCATGGCCTCCGCCGACGACGCCGCCCGCGAGAAGGCGATGCGGCGCTACTCCAACGCCGAGGCCGACTTCCTGGCCCAGGGCGGCTACGCGGCGGAGGCCGAGGCCGCCGCCATCGCCTCGAGCCTGGGCCTGCCCGAGCGGGTGATGGAGCAGACCCTGGGCACGCTCTCCGGCGGCCAGCGTCGCCGGGTGGAGCTGGCCCGCATCCTGTTCTCGGGCGCGGACACCCTGCTGCTCGACGAGCCCACCAACCACCTCGACGCCGACTCGATCGTCTGGCTGCGCGAGTTCCTGCGGTCCCACAAGGGCGGCCTGCTCGTCATCAGCCACGACGTCGACCTGCTCGAGCACACGGTCAACCGGGTCTTCCACCTCGACGCCAACCGCGCCGAGATCGACGTCTACAACGTCGGCTGGAAGGCCTACCTCACCCAGCGCGAGACCGACGAGCGCCGGCGCAAGCGCGAGCGGGCCAACGCCGAGCGGCAGGCCCAGCACCTCCAGGCGCAGGCCGACCGAATGCGCGCCACCGCCACCAAGGCGCGCGCGGCGCAGAACATGGCGCGTCGCGCCGAGCGGCTGCTCGACGGGCTCGAGGCCGAGCGGCAGAGCGACCGGGTCGCGCGGCTGCGGTTCCCCACGCCGGCCCCCTGCGGCCGCACGCCGCTGCGCGCGCAGGAGCTGTCCAAGTCCTACGGGTCGCTGGAGATCTTCACCGACGTCGACCTCGCGATCGACAAGGGCAGCCGCGTGGTGGTGCTCGGGCTCAACGGTGCCGGCAAGACCACCCTGCTGCGCATCCTGGCCGGCCTCGACCGCCCGGACACCGGCGAGGTGCAGCCCGGTCACGGTCTGCGGCTCGGCTACTACGCCCAGGAGCACGAGACCCTCGACGCCGGGCGCACGGTGCTGGAGAATATGCGCTCCGCCGCCCCGGACATGCTCGAGCCGGACGTGCGCCGCGTGCTCGGCTCGTTCCTGTTCTCCGGCGACACCGTCCACCAGCCCGCGGGCACGCTCTCCGGCGGGGAGAAGACCCGCCTCGCCCTGGCCACGCTGGTCGTGTCCGCCGCCAACGTGCTGCTGCTCGACGAGCCGACCAACAACCTCGACCCGGCCAGCCGCGAGGAGGTCCTCTCGGCGCTGCGCTCCTACGAGGGCGCGATCGTCCTGGTGACGCACGACGAGGGCGCCGTGGAGGCCCTCGACCCCGAGCGCATCCTGCTCCTGCCGGACGGCGTGGAGGACCTCTGGAACCCGGACTACGCCGACCTCGTGGCGCTGGCCTGAGCAGCGCCGCACACGTCCCGGGCACCCTCCGTGACGGTCCCGTGCAGGGCCCCCGGACGAAGATCGTCGAGATTCGGCCGACCGCTTGCGGCCCCGGTGCCCCGGGGTACCGTGACCGGTGGTGGACGACGTCGTGCTCGTCCACCGGCGTGGACCCCGGGAGGCGGCAGTGACGGAGCTCGGCAAGGGTCGTCGCGTGTCCGGCGGCGAGCGGGACAGGCTCGCGGCCGACCTGAAGAAGAAGTACGCCGCGGGCGCCAGCATCCGCGAGCTCGCCGCAGCCACGGGCCGCTCGTACGGCTTCGTGCACCGGGTGCTCAGCGAGTCCGGCGTCACCCTGCGCGGGCGCGGCGGCGCGACCCGCGGGCGGGCCGCGTCCTGACCGCGCAGGCCCCCGCGATCGGGCCGCTCCTCGACGCCGGCGGCGTCCGGGTCGAGTGGACCCGCGCCGACGGCGCCCCCGTCGTCACGGTCACCCTCGACCGGCCCGAGCGGCGCAACGCGCAGACACCGGCCACCTGGCGCGCGCTGGCGGCCGTGGGGGAGCACCTGCCCGAGGGCACCCGTGTCGTGGTGGTGCGCGGCGACGGCCCGTCGTTCTCGGCCGGCATCGACCTGCGGGCGTTCACCCCGGAGGGCATCGACGGCGAGACGGTGTTCGCCGACATCGCGGCGCTCGACGACGCCGAGGCCGCCGAGCGCATCGCCCAGGCGCAGTCGGCGTTCCGCTGGTGGCGCGACCGCGACGACGTCGTGACCGTCGCCGCGGTGCGCGGTGCGGCCGTCGGCGCGGGCTTCCAGCTCGCCCTGGCGTGCGACCTGCGGGTGTGCGCGGACGACGCGCGCTTCGCGATGCGCGAGACGACGCTCGGGATCGTCCCGGACCTCACCGGCACCCACAACCTCGTGCGGCTGGTCGGCTACTCGCGCGCGCTCGAGATCTGCGCGACAGGCCGCTGGGTGCCCGTGGAGGAGGCCGCAGCACTGGGGCTGGCCAACCTCGTCGTGGGTCCGGACGTGCTCGACGCCGCCGTGCACGACCTGGTGGGCACGCTCCTCGCGGCGCCCGCGGCGGCCGTGAGCGCCACCAAGGCGCTGCTGCGGCAGGCCGTCGACACTCCGGCCGACACCGCGCGCCGGGCCGAGCGGGAGACCCAGGTGGGGCTCATCCGGGCGCTCGTCGGCCGCACGTAAGGCGCCGTCCGGGAACAAATCCCGGTCCTCGACACTTGTCCCTGCGGGCCACCGGGCCCGACGACGGTCTGGAGGCCTGCGCGCGTGTCGATGTCCAACCCGCACATGCTCATGCGGTCGTTCCGGCGCGACGACTCGGTGACCGACCGCAAGCTCGCCGAGGGCACCGTGCGCCGGATCCTCGACTACGCCCGGCCCTACTCCTGGCTCGTGGCCGGCTTCCTCGTCACGCTCGTGCTCGACGCCGTCCTCGTGGTGGCGCAGCCACTGCTGTTCCGCCGCATCATCGACCAGGGCGTCACTCCCGGCGACACCTCGGTGGTCACCAGCACCGCGCTGCTCATCGCGCTGATCGCCGTCTTCGACGCCGGGCTCACGCTGGTCGGCCGGTGGTTCTCGTCCCGCATCGGCGAGGGGCTCATCTTCGACCTGCGCACCCAGGTCTACGACCACGTGCAGCGGATGCCGGTGGCGTTCTTCACGCGGGCCCAGACCGGCGCGCTGGTGTCGCGGCTCAACAACGACGTGATCGGCGCCCAGCAGGCCTTCACCTCCACGCTGTCCGGCGTGGTCGGCAACGCGATCAGCCTCGTGGCGGTCGTCATCGCCATGCTGGCGCTGTCGTGGCAGATCACCGTCGCGGCCCTGCTGCTGCTCCCGCTCTTCCTGCTGCCGGCACGCTGGTTCGGCCGCACGCTCCAGGCGATGACGCGCGAGCAGATGCAGCTCAACGCCGAGATGTCCACGCAGATGACCGAGCGGTTCAACGTGGCCGGCGCCCTGCTGGTCAAGCTGTTCGGCCGCCCGGCGGAGGAGGCGGCAGAGTTCTCCGGCCGGTCCGGCCGCGTGCGCGACATCGGCGTGCGGATCGCCATGGCCAACCGAGTCTTCTTCGCCGCGCTCACCCTCGTGGCCGCGCTCGCCACCGCCCTCGTGTACGGGGTCGGCGGCAACCTCGCCATCGCCGGCACGATCACCGTGGGCACCCTGCTCGCGCTGGCCTCGCTGCTCGGG carries:
- a CDS encoding ATP-binding cassette domain-containing protein, with translation MSASGIELRAGARLLLEGASFRIGPGDRVGLVGRNGAGKTTLTRVLAGEGEPAAGSVARSGRIGYLPQDPRDVDLEELARDRILAARGLDETVRRMRAAEQRMASADDAAREKAMRRYSNAEADFLAQGGYAAEAEAAAIASSLGLPERVMEQTLGTLSGGQRRRVELARILFSGADTLLLDEPTNHLDADSIVWLREFLRSHKGGLLVISHDVDLLEHTVNRVFHLDANRAEIDVYNVGWKAYLTQRETDERRRKRERANAERQAQHLQAQADRMRATATKARAAQNMARRAERLLDGLEAERQSDRVARLRFPTPAPCGRTPLRAQELSKSYGSLEIFTDVDLAIDKGSRVVVLGLNGAGKTTLLRILAGLDRPDTGEVQPGHGLRLGYYAQEHETLDAGRTVLENMRSAAPDMLEPDVRRVLGSFLFSGDTVHQPAGTLSGGEKTRLALATLVVSAANVLLLDEPTNNLDPASREEVLSALRSYEGAIVLVTHDEGAVEALDPERILLLPDGVEDLWNPDYADLVALA
- a CDS encoding transcriptional regulator; translation: MTELGKGRRVSGGERDRLAADLKKKYAAGASIRELAAATGRSYGFVHRVLSESGVTLRGRGGATRGRAAS
- a CDS encoding enoyl-CoA hydratase/isomerase family protein, with translation MTAQAPAIGPLLDAGGVRVEWTRADGAPVVTVTLDRPERRNAQTPATWRALAAVGEHLPEGTRVVVVRGDGPSFSAGIDLRAFTPEGIDGETVFADIAALDDAEAAERIAQAQSAFRWWRDRDDVVTVAAVRGAAVGAGFQLALACDLRVCADDARFAMRETTLGIVPDLTGTHNLVRLVGYSRALEICATGRWVPVEEAAALGLANLVVGPDVLDAAVHDLVGTLLAAPAAAVSATKALLRQAVDTPADTARRAERETQVGLIRALVGRT